A window from Dermacentor albipictus isolate Rhodes 1998 colony chromosome 10, USDA_Dalb.pri_finalv2, whole genome shotgun sequence encodes these proteins:
- the LOC135907371 gene encoding uncharacterized protein encodes MEQMMPSPSTMRESNRSPPTGFVRFGGITLREFIPLTTITEKIAHSPAFYGSFGALAALGIAALVVMFWSSDPKRHQQDECGSDECRDAYGYLESLLDSAIDPCTDFYRHVCRRWHIGNIDGATLTKVAARKLIDELYTTLLRKGVEPTGESGDASARTEALLGRFHARCGSFITASTHKDAAQWLVREYRSESDLLQLRSTAEALRRIVQLSLKRGISTLFKVRLIRHSDSEVALYVSRGQTLAEKLADPGHSSALVEFFKEALEEASKIQGSGIRKSEVNATVSELLRYDKKAALR; translated from the exons ATGGAGCAAATGATGCCATCGCCGTCCACTATGAGGGAATCGAACCGGTCACCACCCACAGGATTTGTTCGCT TTGGAGGCATCACGCTGAGAGAGTTCATACCGCTCACCACGATCACTGAGAAGATAGCGCACTCGCCTGCCTTCTACGGCAGCTTCGGCGCCCTAGCAGCGTTGGGCATTGCCGCCCTGGTCGTCATGTTCTGGTCCTCGGATCCCAAGCGTCACCAGCAGGACGAGTGCGGCAGCGACGAGTGTCGCGATGCCTACGGCTACCTGGAGTCGCTGCTCGACTCGGCCATCGACCCGTGCACCGACTTCTACCGGCACGTCTGTCGCCGGTGGCACATCGGCAACATCGACGGGGCCACCCTGACCAAGGTGGCTGCTCGGAAGCTGATCGACGAACTCTACACGACGCTCCTTCGGAAAGGCGTTGAGCCAACCGGAGAAAGCGGCGATGCGTCAGCCCGCACTGAGGCTCTTCTGGGGCGCTTCCATGCTCGGTGCGGCAGCTTCATCACAGCCTCGACGCACAAGGATGCCGCACAGTGGCTCGTCCGGGAGTACCGAAGCGAAAGCGACCTTCTCCAACTCCGCAGTACAGCGGAGGCCCTGAGGCGAATCGTCCAGCTCTCCCTAAAGCGCGGGATCTCTACGCTGTTCAAGGTCAGGCTGATTAGGCACAGCGACAGTGAAGTCGCCCTGTACGTCTCCCGGGGCCAGACGCTGGCCGAGAAACTGGCCGATCCTGGGCACAGTTCGGCGCTTGTGGAATTCTTCAAGGAAGCGCTCGAAGAAGCGAGTAAGATCCAGGGATCCGGCATACGCAAGTCGGAAGTCAACGCAACAGTTTCGGAGCTGCTGAGGTACGACAAAAAAGCAGCGCTCAGGTGA